The window CACGGAGGGTCTCACGGATATTCTCGGTCACCATTCTCTCGTGGGATTTGTTATACACACTGAAAATACCGGATACCGCGACGGCGTCGAGACCTTCCATCTCACTGACCGCTTCCAAGACCTCATCGAGAATGAGAGGCGATACCTCCTCCCCCCTGGTGTCATGCCCTCCAGAGATGAATACCTGCTTGGTCGTCCCCAGCTTCCAATCGGGATCTGGCTTCCAGCCTATTCCTATGAGTCCTACTCTACCTCCCTTGCCTTCAAGGATCGAGTTCGTGGCAAGGGTGGTGGAAACGCCCACCAATCCGATGTTGGATGAGTCAAAGCCAGATACATTCAGGACATTGTCAACCGCCTGAGCTATACCAATAGATAGATCATGGTAGGTAGTCCTGGCCTTGGCCTTGGAAAAGATGGTCTTTTCATCCATGTCCACAATGGCAGCATCCGTGAACGTCCCTCCGGTATCGATGCCTAGGCCGTAGATCCTTTCATCGTTCTCTGCGGGCATTTTCTTCCTCCTTTCTCCGACTCTCCTCGGATAATCCGGAGTATCTAAATAAGAATTGGGGGGGGAACGCCCCCATTGTCATACCTCTTTACGAGATCAGATAGGTGGTTGACCAACAGCCCTTGCGTTCACGTCTATCCTGCTAATGATCTCACCAGCTACCAGTTCTCCGCCGATCGACTTCTTATAGTCGACCTCGACCTTGACATTGATTTCCTGGGCACCAGCCTTTTCCGCTCTCTCTCTTACATGTCTCTCGACCATGTTGCGGGCGGCACCGACGGCCTGCTCTATGTGACTGTAAGTCACGGGGATGTAGAACGAGGAGAAGACATGGAACTTCTCATCCTGAGGGAATATCACAACATGAGCGGTCTCCACGATGGGGCTGCACACCGCGCCAACAGCATTTCCCACCTCGTGGTTCTCGGGAACAATGACCTCTGTACCAAGTCTCTTCTCAATCTCTGATACGTAGACATGAGCAGGGGCACCGATGCCCACTATCTTGCGCTTGACCTTGACGTCCATCTGAATAAGATCGCTGTCGATTCCCCTGCTTGCGGTCTCGAGAAGGAAATCACATGATCTTCCCTGGGGCATCATGCCTCCGTCGTCGAGAATGATCTTCTTGATCACCTCTTGGGAGATCTTGGCAGCCACCCTGTTGAGAACGATCGAGGCGAATTCATTCCGGGTCAGACCCATGCTCGGGCGGTAGAGATCGACACCTATCTCGGCAGCCCGCACACTACCCTTCTGATAATCGCCTTTGAGATGCAATATGTCGGTGGGGGTGAGTCCGATTCCCACGATCATGTTCTTGTCCCTGAGCCTTTTGACGAACCTATCGAGCAGCACCACATCGACATTTCGCTTCAACTCGCTCCAGGTGGAGGGTCCGTTCTTTCTCAGGAAGTCAAAGAGGCTCCTCTCTTTCTCGTTCAGCCCATCTCCATCTCTTGGGTAGGCGACCAGAAACCGGGTCTCGCCCGATGTCTCCAGCTTGTCAAGGAAACCCTCGTACATCTCTGCCGCCAGGGACAGTGGGATGACTCTGTCTGCCCTCAACTCCATGTTTCCCCTTCGATCGACAACGATCTCCGAGTCCCCGCCTAAGGCGGCGGTCCACATGTCCACCGCCCTAACTCGAGTGCGCCATTGACCGATATTCGCGCCTTCAGGAACGATGCGGGGGAATCCTCCGTCCAAGAAAGCGATGTCTGTGGACGTTCCACCAATATCGATCACGATACAATCGGTCAGACCTGCGAGGATCCGACCACCCATCGAGCTTGCCGCTGGACCAGAGAGAATTGTCTCAACCGGCCTTTCCCTGGCGGTCTCGATGTTCATCAGGGAGCCGTCTCCCTTGAAGACCATGATGGGAGCGACCACGCCCCTCTTTCTCAGGGAGCCCTCAACATCATCGATGAAGGTATCGAGAATGGGAATGAGACGAGCGTTCAGTACAGCCGTGACCGTCCTTTCCATGATGCCGAGTTCGCCCGTGAGCTCGTGACCGCAGATTACTGGCAGTCCTGATTTCTCCTTGATAAGTCGTCGGATCTTGCTCTCGTGGTTGTGATTATATACGCTGAATAGACCGGATACGGCGATCACATCAACCCCGTGGCAGACCTCATTGACAGCGATCTCGGCCTCCTCCATATTCATTGGCTCTTTCTCGAGACCATTGACCTCGTGTCCACCACTGATGAAGGCGGCCTTCTGCTCTCCCAGATACCAATCCTCCTTGGGCTTCCAACCGATGCCGATGAGACCGACCCTGGCGCCCTTTCCCTCAAGAATGGAATTGGTGGCGAGGGTCGTGGAAACGCCTACCAGCCGGATGTCCTCAACATCGAGACCATCCATTTCCAAGATTCCGTCCACGGCTTCCCTCAAACCAATAGCCAGATTGTGATGGGTGGTGGGAGCCTTGGCTTTAGCAAGAACCTTCTTCTCCTTGAGGTCTATGATTACAGCATCTGTATAGGTCCCCCCTGTATCGATACCCAGACCGAGCTTCTTACCCTTCTCTTTCAGATGGTCCATCATCATTCCCTCGATTAACTATTGATAAACGGCCGAACAGAATGAGAGTTAATAAATTATTTGAATGACCAGAGAATCTCACTTTGGATTAACAGGTCGATGGAATGAAACCTCTCAAAACTGATGCTTGGGGCAGTAGTATGAGCTTCTCCCAACCACTCTGACCATCTCGAGTTGAGTTCCGCAAGAAGGGCACTTGCCCCCTGGTCCCCGAACATTCAGAAGATAATCTTTCGGTATAAGGGCCCAATTGGCTCCAGCATCGACCGCTTCATTCAATACAACGCCTATGCTGTTGAAGAGCTGTGCAATCTCATCCTCGAAGATGGTGTCGGCAGTTCGCATCGGATGAATTCCAGATTGGAACAGTATCTCATCGGCGTAGATGTTGCCAATACCCGCCAAGAAATGCTGATCCATTAGAACAGCCTTGATCCGCCCTGTCCTCCTGGAGATCAGGTCCTTGAATAATCCCAAGGTAAGTCCATCTAGCGCGTCGGGGCCGAGATTCTTCCATTCGATGAACTCTTTCATGCTTTCGCAGAAAAAAACCCGGCACAGTACCCTGATGCAGGTGAAGGCCAGTTGATCCCCATTCTCAAAATTCAGTTGCATTGTCACGAATCGAGGGGCGGATTCATTCCTCTTGAAGAACCTCACCTTCCCAGTCATTCCGAAATGGAGTATGAGTACCTGGGAAGAATCGAGTTCGGCTCCCACGTATTTACCATGACGGACCGTATGTACGATTTGGCGACCCTCGAGGTCGGAGATTATCCTTTCTTTCGACACATTGCCCAAAATCCTCTCGTCAAGGACATCGACGACCTCGATTTTCTTGTAGAGGACAGATGAATCCAGATACCTCCTGAATGCTTCGGCCTCCGGAAGTTCGGGCATGCCTGCCTATATGCGCCTTTGAATATCTAAACCGATTCGATGCAATCGTTGGAAGAACAAATGCTCTAGTGCAGAAGGAATGAAATAAAAATAAGGTGAGACGGATAATATCCGTCTGGGTTTACTTCTTGACAAGCGCTTGAGCGATCTGGGTCGCCTCAATGGCGTCGTATCCCCAAGCGTCGGCCCCGATCTGGTCGGCGAACTCCTTGGAGGTAGCTCCGCCACCGATCATGGTCTTGCACGGACCCTTCAGACCCTTCTCCTTGAGCATGGACTCAAGAGCCTTCATGCCAGCAAGTGTTGGGGTCATGAGTGTCGAAGTAGCCAGAATGTTGGCCTTCTCAGCCTCGACCTTGTCAACATAGTCCTTAAGAGGTACATCCCTACCCATGTCGTGGACGGTCATGCCGACTCCGGTGATCATCGCCTTCACGATGTTCTTTCCGATGTCGTGAACGTCACCCTCAACCACACCGATGACGATTGTGCCCTTGTCCACACCGCCACCCTGAGACTTCAGGATAGGCAGAACAACATCAAGAGCTGCGTACATCGCCTGTGCAGACAGCAGGACCTGGGGAAGATAGTACTCTTTGTTCTCGTACCTCTCTCCTACGACCTCCATTCCCTTGGAGAGTCCATCGAAAATGATGTCGTTGGGAGTGAAGCCAGAGTCGAGTGCCTTCTCGGCCAAACCCTTCATGTCCTTGATCTTGCCCTTAAGGACACCCTCGGCCATTTCCTCTAGTATATCAGCCATTAGTATACCCTCCTCAAATAGGTTAGCCGCATGATTAATGTAAATGATTATAAAAGCTTTTATGGTTGGATACACCATCCAATGATGTTTCTTACCTAATGTTCTTATATTATGGCAATGTCCTAACTTCCGGAAGTAAAGAAGTCGTTAACAATTGCATATGGAATTCAAAGGATTATTGAGATATCGAAACCGCACTTTGGACATTGACGATTTTCCAGTAGAACTTTGACATCAGGATATGTTGGACAAAATC of the Methanomassiliicoccales archaeon genome contains:
- a CDS encoding hydantoinase/oxoprolinase family protein; this translates as MDHLKEKGKKLGLGIDTGGTYTDAVIIDLKEKKVLAKAKAPTTHHNLAIGLREAVDGILEMDGLDVEDIRLVGVSTTLATNSILEGKGARVGLIGIGWKPKEDWYLGEQKAAFISGGHEVNGLEKEPMNMEEAEIAVNEVCHGVDVIAVSGLFSVYNHNHESKIRRLIKEKSGLPVICGHELTGELGIMERTVTAVLNARLIPILDTFIDDVEGSLRKRGVVAPIMVFKGDGSLMNIETARERPVETILSGPAASSMGGRILAGLTDCIVIDIGGTSTDIAFLDGGFPRIVPEGANIGQWRTRVRAVDMWTAALGGDSEIVVDRRGNMELRADRVIPLSLAAEMYEGFLDKLETSGETRFLVAYPRDGDGLNEKERSLFDFLRKNGPSTWSELKRNVDVVLLDRFVKRLRDKNMIVGIGLTPTDILHLKGDYQKGSVRAAEIGVDLYRPSMGLTRNEFASIVLNRVAAKISQEVIKKIILDDGGMMPQGRSCDFLLETASRGIDSDLIQMDVKVKRKIVGIGAPAHVYVSEIEKRLGTEVIVPENHEVGNAVGAVCSPIVETAHVVIFPQDEKFHVFSSFYIPVTYSHIEQAVGAARNMVERHVRERAEKAGAQEINVKVEVDYKKSIGGELVAGEIISRIDVNARAVGQPPI
- a CDS encoding Fpg/Nei family DNA glycosylase, whose translation is MPELPEAEAFRRYLDSSVLYKKIEVVDVLDERILGNVSKERIISDLEGRQIVHTVRHGKYVGAELDSSQVLILHFGMTGKVRFFKRNESAPRFVTMQLNFENGDQLAFTCIRVLCRVFFCESMKEFIEWKNLGPDALDGLTLGLFKDLISRRTGRIKAVLMDQHFLAGIGNIYADEILFQSGIHPMRTADTIFEDEIAQLFNSIGVVLNEAVDAGANWALIPKDYLLNVRGPGGKCPSCGTQLEMVRVVGRSSYYCPKHQF